Genomic DNA from Gemmatimonadaceae bacterium:
GGTTTGCGCTTGACGGTGAAATCGTCGTGCCCGTCAGGGGCGCACTCTCCTTCGACGATCTGCTGCAGCGCATCCACCCGGCGGCAAGCCGAATTGCAAAGCTCTCGACGGAAACGCCAGCGGTGTATATCGTCTTCGATCTCCTCGTCAGCGAGCGGGGCCTGCCGATGGTTTCGCACCCGCTCATCGAACGCAGGCCCCTGCTCGACTCGTTTGCCTTGAAGTATCTGCAGGACGACAGTGTGCGACTTTCGCCGGCAACCCGGGAAATTGATGTAGTGACGCAGTGGTTTGAAACCGTCGGCGGAGGACTCGACGGAATCGTTGCCAAGCGTCTCGATCTGCCTTACATGTCTGGCGAGCGATCCGGCATGATCAAGGTCAAGAAACGGAAAACCATTGACTGCGTGGTCGGGGGCTTCAGATATCTCGAGAAGGCCCCGGTCATCGGCTCGTTGCTGCTGGGATTGTACGATGACGATGGGTTACTCAACCATGTTGGCTTCTCGTCAGCGTTCAGCACCGCGACTCGTGAAGAGCTGGTGCCAAAGCTCGAAGGTCTCATCGAGGCACCGGGATTCACCGGCAAGGCACCTGGCGGTCCCAGCAGGTGGAGCACGAAACGAAGCTCGGAGTGGAAACCCCTGGCGCCCTTACTCGTCGCGGAGGTCGAGTACGACCATTTTACCGGTGGACGCTTTCGGCACGGTACGAAATTTTTGCGCTGGCGGCCGGACAAGGCTCCCGCTCAGTGCACCATAGACCAGCTCACAACTGAATCGAAGTCGCCGCTGCATCTGATTACACCCAGTGTAGCGGATGGTACCTGACGCATGCCATACCAATACCATACGGCTGACGTCTTCACCGACGAAGCGTTCGGCGGCAACCAGCTGGCCGTCCTCCCCAACGCCATCGGGTTGAGTGACGAGCACATGTTGTCCATCACGCGAGAATTCAATTTCTCCGAAACAGTGTTCGTGTTACCGGCGGAGCATCCTTCACACACGCGACGGCTCCGGATTTTTACCCCGGGCGGCGAACTCCCTTTCGCAGGGCATCCAACGGTGGGAGCCGCATTTGTGCTGGCCGTCACCGGCGAGATCGAGTCTGCCGGTGCAGATACACGAATCGTGTTCGAAGAGCTGGCGGGCCCCGTCCGGGTACTGATCCGCACCACCGCGAGCGGCTCCGTTTTCTGTCAGTTGACGGCACCGCGGCTGCCTGAAAGAAGGGAGAGCGTTCCCGGTGTCGATATACTTGCGTCGATTCTCTCACTCGCGCCCGGCGACATCCAGAGCGGCGGATCCATGACGGTCGAGGCCGTGTCGGCCGGCGTCCCATTTCTGTTCGTCCCCTTACGGAACCTCGCTGCCCTTGGAAGGGCGCGCGTACGGCTCGACATCTGGGAGAAAGAGCTCAGCCACACCTGGGCTCCCGAGATCTATCTATTCGTCGAAGACCTCGAATCTGCCGCGCGCGATGGTGTCCAGCGCGGCGATGGCGTGATCAGGTCGCGCATGTTTGCGCCCACCATGGGGATCACGGAAGATCCGGCCACCGGTGGAGCGGCCGCTGCGCTCGGTGGCTACCTCGCGTGGCGATCCAACCGGCAGGACGGATTGCTGAAATGGACGATCCATCAAGGTGTCGAGATGGGAAGACCGAGCCGGCTTGAGGTGGAGACTGACATTCGCGGTAGTGCGATTCAAGCCGTCCGGGTCGGGGGTGCGTCGGTACTCGTGTCGTCAGGGGTGCTGCACGTCCCCTGACTGGAACCGACGGTGGCGGTTCAGCTGCGAGCAGTCACACCGCCGGTGCTCTTCCAGTCGGTAAGCATTGCCACGATCAGAATCACGATTCCCACGGCGAGAAAAAAGTTTCGCGCGGAGTTGACCTGGGCGAAACCGAGGATCCACGGCAGGGCGATGAGTGCAAAGCCCACGACGAGCTCGATGGCGCCGTGAACCTTGAATGGAATCACCTTGATCAGGCCGAGCGGCATCGCGGTCAGCGCCGTCAGGATGAGATGAACTCCGGCAAGAACCATCGAGATGGTCGCGGGGAGACCGTCGAATCCAAACAGCCTCGGCGCAAGGAAGAACACCGGGACCATGAGGTAATCGAGCACGCCGTGAATCGTGGGTGAAATCGGTTTCATCATTACACTCCTTCGGGTTTGACATGGATCTGCTGCAACGCTCGCGGACTTGACGAGTTGAACAATGTAAGGCCGCCGTGCTCGCGAAGCACGTCATTCATTGTTGCACTCCTGCCGTTCCCGGTGGATATTGGGACCGCTCCCCCACGGCATTTCCCGAGCGAAGCTGTCTGCCCATACTGGAGAACGTTGCCCTATGACACAAGGCCTTGTCCCACTGCAACCCGTATATCCGACGCGCGCGCTTTTCGCCGCGTCGGGTCGGAAGCTGAGTTGCTTCCTGTTTTCTCTTATGCTTTTCGCAACTGGGTCTTCTCTGCAAGCTCAGTCGGGCACCATCGCCGGCCGCGTCACCGACGCGAGAAACGCTCAGGCGTTGGGTGACGCGCTCGTATCGGTGGAAGGCACGCTGCAGGCCACGAAAACGCGTGGGGATGGATCGTACCGGCTCGATCTGGCTGCGGGGCAGTATGTGGTTCGAGTGAATCGCATCGGCTACACGCCGGAGCAGGATACCGTTGTAGTCACATCGGGGGCGACAGCCACTCAGGATTTTACTCTTTCAAGTGCCCCCACCGGGCTGGATGAAGTTGTTGTCACGGGCACTCGAGCGACCGATCGTACTGTTCTCGAAGCACCGGTACCAATCGACGTACTGTCGGCTGCGGAAATCAGGAATACCGGCGCACAGGAAACGAGTCAGGTGATTCAGATGCTCGCGCCGTCGGTGAATTTCCCGCGGCCGTCGGTGAACGACGGTACGGATCACATCAGGCCGGCGACACTCCGCGGTCTGGGGCCGGACCAGACCCTCGTTCTCGTCAATGGCAAGCGGCGTCATACCACATCGCTTGTCCACGTCAACCAATCGGTGGGACGCGGCTCTACCAGCGTCGATCTTAACGCGATTCCGGTGGCCTCTATCGAACGCATCGAGATTCTGCGCGATGGCGCCGCTGCACAGTACGGATCCGACGCCATCGCGGGCGTCATCAACGTCATTCTGAAATCGGAAGCACAAACGTCGCTGTCCACAACTGTTGGCCGGACGTTTTCCACCTTCGAGGGCCTCGGCGGAAGCGCCGATTACTCTGACGGCCAGGTTTTTCAGATCGACGGCAATCTGGGCCGTGCGATTCGCGGAGACGGCTTCGTTCATCTGACTGGCGAGTTCAGGAACCGCGACCGTACCAACCGTGCACGCGTGGATACAACCGTTCAGTGTTTCAGCGTTACCGTCGGCTGCGCTGAGCTGCCTGATGGCACTGCGATCTATGGAAATGAAAATCAGCGGCAGAGCTGGTCGGGTGACTCCGAGTCGCGCGACCTCGGATTTTTCCTGAACGGTGAGATCCCGCTCGAATCGGGTCTCAGGGTTTATGCGTTTGGCGGCTACGGGATGCGCGATGGTCTTGCGCCCGGATTCTTCCGACGAAGCTCCGATGACAGAACGATTCGCGGCCTTTATCCGAACGGTTTTCTGCCCCTCATCGGTAGCGACATCAGGGATGGCTCGGCCTCCCTGGGAGTGCGTGGTAATTTCGGTGAATGGAAGTGGGATCTGAGCGGGGTTTACGGGGCGAATTCATTCGAGTTCAACATCGAGCAGACCGCCAACGTCTCACTGGGACTGGCGTCGCCGACCGAATTCTATGCTGGTGCGCTGCGGCTGAATCAACTGGTTGGCAATCTTGACTTCGCAAGATTGTTCAGAGGCACAGGGCTCGGACCAGTCAACGTCGCTGTCGGCGCGGAAGCGCGGCGCGATGGATACAAGCTGGAGCGCGGTGACGAAAATTCATTCGCGGTTGGAACCCAGCGCATTCTGGACGGACCGAGAGCGGGAGGCATAGCACCGCCGTTCACGCAGGTGTTTCCCGGATTCAGACCCGTTGACGAAGCGGATGCCTCTCGTACCAACGTCGGCGGATACATCGACGTCGAGGCCACGCCGATTCAGCAGCTGCTGCTGGCGGTTGCCGGACGCGTCGAAAACTACAGTGACTTTGGCTCCACCGTCGACGGGAAATTCGCTGCCCGGCTCGAGATTGTCCCGGGATTGGCGATTCGCGGCGCCGTACAGTCGGGGTTCCGCGCCCCTTCGCTTGGCCAGTCCAATTTTTCCTCGGTTGCGACGAACTTCGTGAACGTCGGCGGTGTCAACACACCGTTCGAGATTCGGACATTCGCTGTTGGGAGCCCCGGCGCAACCTTGCTCGGCGCAACGGCGCTGACGCCGGAGCAATCGTTCAACGTAAGCGGCGGCCTGACCTTCCGGCTTCGCAACAACTTCTCGGTCTCGGCTGACTATTACGATGTGAAAATCGACGACCGGATCGTGCTCTCCGGCAACTTCATCGACGCCTCGGTACGTAACCTCCTGGCGAACAACGGGATTCCCGGCGTAAGCGGTGCCCGCTATTTCACGAATGCCATCGATACCCGCACCAAGGGGCTCGACGTAGTCGTCAACTACGGCATCGAGCTCGGTGAGGCGGGACTGCTGAGACTCACCGGAGGCTACAACCAGAATGAGACCGACGTGAGGAACGTGAAGGCCACGCCGCCGCAATTGACGGCCGTCAGCACGGCGTTGTTCGACCGTGTTCAGCGCACTCTCATTGAAAGAGGCCAGCCGAAGAACAGCGTCCGCCTCACAGCAAATCACGTGTTTCGCAACCTGACCACAAATATTCATGCAAGCAGGTTCGGCGAGTTCACGGTATTCCAGGGGGCAACAAGTGGAGTTGCCGATCAGACTTTCGGTTCTCAGTGGGTCGCCGACCTTGCCCTGAGTTACAAGTTTGCCAATCGGCTGAATCTGACTGTGGGCGCAAACAACGTTCTCGACACCTATCCTGACACGCTCATCACGGCCAATCAGACGCGGGGCATTTATCTCTTCTCGGGGCAGTCACCCGGGGGATTCAATGGCCGATATGGCTACGTGAGAGCGGCGATTGACCTTCCAGATCTGGGGAGCCCGCTTCGTCGGGCGACAAAAAGGGCTGTTGCTGAAACCGCGCCGCGTGGTACCGACGAGCGGTCTGCACCATCCGCCTTCCGTCGTACGGAAAGATTGTCGGCGGTCGACGACCGGCGAAAGTAGAGTCGTGGGGGGGGGGGGGGGCGGGCCCCCCCCCCCCCCCCCCAACGATTGCGCTACTGAACGAAGTTATAAAGCCCGTAAAGGCCAACCACGGCTCCGCCTACGGCGAGTAGGAGTCCGGCAGTGCCGCCTATCACGGCGCCGATTACGAGCGCTGCACCTCCGACAACCATGAGAGCCACGTTCTGGCCCGCCCCCATGTTTCGCTCATCGCGAGCCTGAGGCGCGGACGCCGCGCTCTTGACGGAAGTGGATGGTCTGATGCCCGCTGTGCTGGCGGCAACGGTCGGACCAGCCAGCCTGCCTGCCTGGGAAGCAGGAGCTTTCGCCGACTGACCGAAAGCGACACTCAAAGGCGACGCAATGGTGACGGCCCCCGCTGCGACGAACGACATAAGCTTGCGATTCATGTGGAACTCCCTGTTGGGGTCGGCTACGCGACGCGCTGGATAGGGTTCAACCGCGCCAGCCTGACCAATCGGGCAATTACCGTGCACGCTCCGCGCCATCTTCGACAGTGGCGTGAAATGCGGCTGTCAGAATCGCTCCCTGATGCTTCACCTGCACCCATACCCGATAGTTCCCTGGCTTGGGGAATGCATACGGGAACGAGACGATGTTGGACGTGACAGAATCGTGGGCCATGTCGGGCATCGCTGCCGCGGCTATTCTCTTGCCAAGGCGGCCCCTGACAGTGTCTCCCGGCTCGCGCATGGCGAACGCCATCTGGGAAGCCATCGAGATCGTCCCGACCGGATGAAGATGGACGAATACTGAGCCGTCGTCCCGCGCGACGACCGAATGCCCGGGCATCCCCAGATACTGTTCCAGTTGAGCCGGACCGCCGTCACGGTCAGTTACGGTGAATTGCAACGGGGCCGGCACCCCCGCCAGAATGGGGCCCGGTGGGCGGTTCCATGTCACCGCGATACCCCCTGCAAGTGTTGCCGTGGTCGCCTGCTTATCCACCGGGCCGGCGAGCCACGAAT
This window encodes:
- a CDS encoding PhzF family phenazine biosynthesis protein — translated: MPYQYHTADVFTDEAFGGNQLAVLPNAIGLSDEHMLSITREFNFSETVFVLPAEHPSHTRRLRIFTPGGELPFAGHPTVGAAFVLAVTGEIESAGADTRIVFEELAGPVRVLIRTTASGSVFCQLTAPRLPERRESVPGVDILASILSLAPGDIQSGGSMTVEAVSAGVPFLFVPLRNLAALGRARVRLDIWEKELSHTWAPEIYLFVEDLESAARDGVQRGDGVIRSRMFAPTMGITEDPATGGAAAALGGYLAWRSNRQDGLLKWTIHQGVEMGRPSRLEVETDIRGSAIQAVRVGGASVLVSSGVLHVP
- a CDS encoding ATP-dependent DNA ligase; this translates as RDGDDVRLQSKSGQPLERYFPEVVAALLALEAPRFALDGEIVVPVRGALSFDDLLQRIHPAASRIAKLSTETPAVYIVFDLLVSERGLPMVSHPLIERRPLLDSFALKYLQDDSVRLSPATREIDVVTQWFETVGGGLDGIVAKRLDLPYMSGERSGMIKVKKRKTIDCVVGGFRYLEKAPVIGSLLLGLYDDDGLLNHVGFSSAFSTATREELVPKLEGLIEAPGFTGKAPGGPSRWSTKRSSEWKPLAPLLVAEVEYDHFTGGRFRHGTKFLRWRPDKAPAQCTIDQLTTESKSPLHLITPSVADGT
- a CDS encoding TonB-dependent receptor, translated to MLFATGSSLQAQSGTIAGRVTDARNAQALGDALVSVEGTLQATKTRGDGSYRLDLAAGQYVVRVNRIGYTPEQDTVVVTSGATATQDFTLSSAPTGLDEVVVTGTRATDRTVLEAPVPIDVLSAAEIRNTGAQETSQVIQMLAPSVNFPRPSVNDGTDHIRPATLRGLGPDQTLVLVNGKRRHTTSLVHVNQSVGRGSTSVDLNAIPVASIERIEILRDGAAAQYGSDAIAGVINVILKSEAQTSLSTTVGRTFSTFEGLGGSADYSDGQVFQIDGNLGRAIRGDGFVHLTGEFRNRDRTNRARVDTTVQCFSVTVGCAELPDGTAIYGNENQRQSWSGDSESRDLGFFLNGEIPLESGLRVYAFGGYGMRDGLAPGFFRRSSDDRTIRGLYPNGFLPLIGSDIRDGSASLGVRGNFGEWKWDLSGVYGANSFEFNIEQTANVSLGLASPTEFYAGALRLNQLVGNLDFARLFRGTGLGPVNVAVGAEARRDGYKLERGDENSFAVGTQRILDGPRAGGIAPPFTQVFPGFRPVDEADASRTNVGGYIDVEATPIQQLLLAVAGRVENYSDFGSTVDGKFAARLEIVPGLAIRGAVQSGFRAPSLGQSNFSSVATNFVNVGGVNTPFEIRTFAVGSPGATLLGATALTPEQSFNVSGGLTFRLRNNFSVSADYYDVKIDDRIVLSGNFIDASVRNLLANNGIPGVSGARYFTNAIDTRTKGLDVVVNYGIELGEAGLLRLTGGYNQNETDVRNVKATPPQLTAVSTALFDRVQRTLIERGQPKNSVRLTANHVFRNLTTNIHASRFGEFTVFQGATSGVADQTFGSQWVADLALSYKFANRLNLTVGANNVLDTYPDTLITANQTRGIYLFSGQSPGGFNGRYGYVRAAIDLPDLGSPLRRATKRAVAETAPRGTDERSAPSAFRRTERLSAVDDRRK